A region from the Haliaeetus albicilla chromosome 16, bHalAlb1.1, whole genome shotgun sequence genome encodes:
- the LOC138689188 gene encoding uncharacterized protein: protein MFSGCSRLGSEPGVRFRDARRNSSAAVGCGGEHRGCPTGGRDLSFLTPGGCRRTHPAPPRYRIYDGHPPKPLPAFPPPPKTACRGCSEAGAAPFPAGSHGDRGGRRPGCPGALNPTPRRRHRGHSPPPLPPPPPVPAPPLGPGGLLGAAGGGAPGPAPAPTARAAAERGRRVPPLEGPNPRKLAAASRSQQLPAESCQLDPKSHRPDPTPVSRMLRAAGCTLHLPGGPQEPPAGPYTHQLDPQSHQPDATRAQEPPAGPYIHQPETPRATSWTLHPSAGPPESSARCYKSPRTTSRTLHPSTRDP from the coding sequence ATGTTTTCGGGGTGCTCACGTCTCGGCTCGGAGCCTGGGGTACGTTTTAGGGATGCCAGGCGCAACTCGTCGGCAGCCGTGGGGTGCGGGGGGGAGCACCGGGGTTGTCCCACCGGGGGTCGGGACCTCTCCTTTCTCACCCCCGGGGGCTGCCGGAGAACCCATCCCGCTCCTCCCCGGTACCGCATCTACGACGGGCATCCCCCAAAACCACTAcccgccttcccccccccccccaaaaccgcCTGCCGGGGATGCTCCGAGGCAGGTGCTGCCCCGTTCCCCGCCGGTAGCCACGGGGACCGAGGCGGTCGCCGCCCCGGTTGCCCGGGAGCGCTCAACCCCACCCCGCGTCGCCGCCACCGCGGGCACTcaccgccgccgctgccgccgccgccgcccgttCCCGCTCCTCCCCTCGGCCCCGGCGGGCTGCTGGGAGCGGCGGGCGGGGgagccccgggcccggccccggccccgacGGCCCGGGCTGCCGCCGAGAGGGGCCGGCGTGTCCCCCCCCTCGAGGGTCCGAACCCCCGAAAGCTGGCGGCTGCGTCCCGCTCCCAGCAGCTGCCCGCCGAGAGCTGCCAGCTGGACCCCAAAAGCCACCGGCCGGACCCTACACCCGTCAGTCGGATGCTAAGGGCTGCTGGTTGCACCCTACACCTGCCAGGCGGACCCCAAGAGCCTCCGGCTGGACCCTACACCCATCAGCTGGACCCCCAGAGTCATCAGCCAGATGCTACAAGAGCCCAAGAACCACCAGCCGGACCCTACATCCATCAACCAGAGACCCCTAGAGCCACCAGCTGGACCCTACACCCATCAGCTGGACCCCCAGAGTCATCAGCCAGATGCTACAAGAGCCCAAGAACCACCAGCCGGACCCTACATCCATCAACCAGAGACCCCTAG